The genomic region GTCACGAGGAGAGAGCCGTCCTCCTTCCCGCTGTAGCACCAGGCGGGAGCGGCGAGCCACTTGAGCTCCCAGGGCGCGGCGAAGATGAATCGCTTGCTGGTCCAGACCTGGTCCCAGAAGACCGCCTGCGGGATCCAGGCATACTTCGCGACCGCGGGATCGTGGATCAGGAAGGCCCGCCGCTTCCCCGGCCAGGGCTGCGCGCTCCACGGATTGCCCGGGCATGTGCCGGCGTTGTCGAAGCCGACCAGCAGAACCGCGTGGCCGCAGGCATTGTCGGTTTCGGGGGAGACGGACGTCGTGTCGACGAATCCCTCGTACTGATCCGCCTTGAGCCACTTGAGGTAGTTCTGCGTGGAGATGAAGGCGACGATCGGGTATCCGGAGGCGAGGAAGGTATCGAGCGCGCTCGGGTAGACCGTGCTCGTCGTGTCGACGTCGTCCGATGGAGCGACATCGGTCCAGATGGAATCCACGGCGCTGTAGCCGAGCGAGCGCCACGTGTATCCCCAGTTCCCTCCTCCCGCCTGCGGGCATCCGACCGGAGGGCATCCCGCCCGGATGGCGGTCGCCGCCTGCGTCAGGCTCGAGAAGTGGGCGGCCCGACGGCCGTCGGTAATGTATGTGCCCTTCCAGGCGCCGGGGCAACTGTCGCGGTCGTTCGTGTTGGCGGCCGCCTCGATTTCTTCCTGGGGCCCAGCGAAGTTGCCTCCCCCGACCGGAAGGATGTCGCCGAAACGATCGAAGAGCATCTGCAGGCAAGCGACGACGCAGCGCCCGTTCGGTCTGTTGGGGCAGCAGGGCTCGCTCAGCGGGCTGCCCGGGATCGTGTACTGCCCATGGAAGGGGACGAGGGGCGGCTGCGCCCAGTGCGCGGCGTTGTTCTCCGGGTCGACGAAGATGCCCCGCGGCGGACTCGCGTAAGCCTGGGGCTCCTCGTACCCCTCCACCGAGAAGTCGTCATAGTGGGCGTCCAGATAGTTGGTCCCCGAGTGATTGTCCTCGAACCAGAACTGCAACGAGGGGACGACCGTCGTGTTGTAGCTGACCGTTCCCATCAGGGTTCCGTTCACGAAGACCGTGTACTGCCTGAGGGAGGGGCGGCAGTGGACGGTGATCCAGCCCCACGTGCTGGCGGCCAGGTATGAATCGAAGGAGCTGTTCGAGACGCGGTTGCCGACGAAGGAGTTGTTCCCGACCGGGTCATAGAGGAGCGGCAGATTGGGGTAGTCGAGGAGCAGCCGGATATGGCCGAAGACGAAGAATCGATTCCAATGGAACGAGGAGTACTTGAATGCGCACCGCACCGTGTAGTCCCTGGTCGTGTCGACGGGGACCGACCGCGAGGTGGCCGTGGCGCCTCGTCCGGCCATGGCGTTTCCGATCACTCGCAGAGAGTGTGTGCCTGAGTTCCCGACGGCCGGGTCGAGCGCGATCGTGGCGCCATTGTTGGCCAGCGTCCAGCAACTGGTGTTGTTGTCCTCGAAGTCGTCCGACCAGAGGG from Candidatus Eisenbacteria bacterium harbors:
- a CDS encoding T9SS type A sorting domain-containing protein yields the protein MRAATPARVMPAIVLLQAIALFSPSPSAASLALWSDDFEDNNTSCWTLANNGATIALDPAVGNSGTHSLRVIGNAMAGRGATATSRSVPVDTTRDYTVRCAFKYSSFHWNRFFVFGHIRLLLDYPNLPLLYDPVGNNSFVGNRVSNSSFDSYLAASTWGWITVHCRPSLRQYTVFVNGTLMGTVSYNTTVVPSLQFWFEDNHSGTNYLDAHYDDFSVEGYEEPQAYASPPRGIFVDPENNAAHWAQPPLVPFHGQYTIPGSPLSEPCCPNRPNGRCVVACLQMLFDRFGDILPVGGGNFAGPQEEIEAAANTNDRDSCPGAWKGTYITDGRRAAHFSSLTQAATAIRAGCPPVGCPQAGGGNWGYTWRSLGYSAVDSIWTDVAPSDDVDTTSTVYPSALDTFLASGYPIVAFISTQNYLKWLKADQYEGFVDTTSVSPETDNACGHAVLLVGFDNAGTCPGNPWSAQPWPGKRRAFLIHDPAVAKYAWIPQAVFWDQVWTSKRFIFAAPWELKWLAAPAWCYSGKEDGSLLVTYTGAEPLDGLFPVQNAQAKLTLTNGGLQGGEVQTHNLANISSTGDWDFSTWKVQWGGWIGNPLVATAATAAWGTLNPSPSSHSYVGYADKLGGAAIESKGLTVCLQIQGPDAGHDGWPYGDDWWSHGGFGDFGGGGGGGGAGSTGIEIRKIGQSQYEVYATVANYGTGATPAGGYCEFSYRDPNAAERAGAGSPFGLIPIPSLPPGDSLTVGPVFWTSPPANSFGEPFFSFFSTIHSPGEMPQSDWPQGENNHAALGEFSMETDIGAPVGMTFAVENPETGPMEVVLRIDREEGAEDWSATLSLPEGVPIPLGPGQMIPCRATVTPTVTRPLGRVDVECFLYTPSGVLVRETGGITLCVRVRGASHVSREAADGPSLELAPARPNPFGDQTTIRYALPRDGEIDLRVFDVNGRLVKTLFAGHRAGGWHQETWSSRNDAGMQVASGIYYCRLTVDGGQRRARSIVLLR